Proteins from one Acidobacteriota bacterium genomic window:
- a CDS encoding MBL fold metallo-hydrolase, translating to MAKIHFLGAAGTVTGSKFVLEVNDSQVMIDCGLFQGLKELRLRNWDPLPINPASINWVVLTHGHIDHTGYLPRLVRDGFDGPVYATQGTEELVDLLLPDSARLQEEDAEYANKKHYSKHEPALPLYTEQDARIALRKVVGYPYNQEFQLGKHMTGRFISAGHILGSSFVSIDVKERNSKPFTILFSGDLGRYDEPILNDPSPVYEADYLLVESTYGNRLHEDTDPKSELAEIINTTVARGGKIIIPAFAVGRTQLLIYYLRELEDEKRIPVIPVIVDTPMGASATRLYLKHKEDHDLDMLSLQEERRNPLSTRNFSLVHGKNESKALNNLKGPAVIISASGMATGGRVLHHLARALPDPNSTVVFVGYQAIGTRGRRLQDGEKEIKIHGEIVPVKAEICSIGSLSAHADSSEIMRWLSNFKRPPKMTYIVHGEPESSEGLRRLISHELGWKVTIPQYLDVIDL from the coding sequence ATGGCAAAAATACATTTTCTTGGCGCTGCCGGAACAGTTACCGGTTCCAAATTTGTCCTGGAGGTCAATGACAGTCAGGTCATGATTGATTGCGGATTGTTTCAGGGATTAAAGGAACTCCGGTTGCGAAACTGGGACCCATTGCCAATCAATCCAGCCTCGATTAACTGGGTGGTGCTCACACACGGGCATATTGACCATACCGGGTACCTGCCCCGGCTGGTCCGCGATGGGTTTGATGGACCAGTCTATGCGACCCAGGGAACAGAAGAACTGGTTGATTTACTGCTTCCCGATTCAGCCCGGCTCCAGGAAGAAGATGCGGAATATGCCAACAAGAAACACTATTCAAAACACGAACCGGCGCTTCCGTTGTATACCGAGCAAGATGCCCGCATCGCACTGAGAAAAGTGGTTGGGTATCCCTATAACCAGGAGTTTCAACTTGGAAAACATATGACAGGCCGGTTTATCTCGGCGGGGCATATCCTGGGATCAAGTTTTGTTTCGATTGATGTCAAGGAACGCAACTCCAAACCCTTTACAATTCTGTTTTCGGGGGATTTAGGGCGGTATGACGAGCCAATCCTCAATGACCCATCGCCAGTGTATGAAGCTGACTATTTGTTGGTGGAATCAACCTATGGCAACCGTCTGCACGAAGATACTGATCCGAAAAGTGAGCTGGCGGAGATTATCAATACAACGGTTGCCCGGGGTGGGAAGATCATCATCCCGGCCTTTGCGGTCGGACGAACCCAGTTGCTGATCTACTATTTAAGAGAACTGGAAGATGAAAAACGGATTCCAGTCATTCCAGTCATCGTTGACACCCCAATGGGTGCCTCCGCAACCCGGCTGTACCTGAAACACAAAGAAGACCACGACCTGGACATGCTCAGCCTTCAGGAGGAACGCCGAAATCCACTTTCGACCCGGAATTTCAGTCTGGTTCACGGCAAAAACGAATCCAAAGCGCTGAATAATCTGAAAGGCCCGGCGGTCATTATCTCAGCCTCGGGAATGGCCACTGGTGGGCGGGTACTGCACCACCTGGCGCGTGCGTTGCCAGACCCAAACAGCACCGTGGTGTTTGTCGGATACCAGGCAATTGGAACTCGTGGCCGACGACTCCAGGATGGGGAAAAAGAGATCAAGATTCACGGAGAAATTGTTCCGGTCAAAGCTGAAATTTGCAGCATTGGCAGCCTCTCAGCCCATGCCGATTCATCTGAAATCATGCGATGGCTCTCAAATTTCAAACGCCCACCGAAAATGACCTACATTGTCCACGGTGAACCCGAGTCATCCGAAGGGTTACGACGCCTCATCTCGCATGAACTTGGCTGGAAAGTCACGATTCCCCAATATCTGGATGTGATTGATTTATAA
- a CDS encoding TonB-dependent receptor, with amino-acid sequence MNNGLIRFCVLSILLLFATVAASAQATDGGINGKVIDESGAVISGASVKVTNMETGFSSSATADASGLFRINYLPVGKYSISAEASGFKTTSIDNIGIALNSIIDVTIKMLPGEVSEVVTVSGGDVLVETSSSILGNTFEARKVVELPSFNNSQLELALLAPNITSQAGGTAGEGGSVGGNRPRNNSFTLDGVDNNDTILTGHVIDVIPEAVAEFTLLTNQYTAEFGHSSAGQFNTVTKSGTNEFHGGASWFNINKNYKAVDHLTKESIARGEAPDRRPRFDFNRVAGYLGGPIVKNKLFFFGAYQYDTTGTAGNPASFLTPTAAGFAQLENLNGISPVTLGIFKQYTVPAAAAEDSVQVLGQNIPVGTVNFLNASFLTNKIFNVNVDQALGNGDQIRYRYNYAKSIAPNNGNGNPVFNGDFTQLNQLASVTFIHNFSPTLINETRISYRRKNNSFGIPEEFANFPNFSFNDTGYVFGPQGESPQGETTNSYQYVNNLTWLKGKHTLKFGVEFRNVISSNGFLPRGRGEYDYSTLEEFLRDLKPTGFNGGLKGVGASTFAANRKSIYWFAQDDVKLTQNLTLNLGLRYEFYTIFRDEKLQALNAIANVPGVIEFGVPKTDKNNFAPRIGLAWAPDFKEGVGHFLFGNNGESSIRAGFGTSFDVAYGNLGTLQLPPQFQQELNTATGDGGPFGTPTNFIANGGLGNTPAPPNTPAEARAATSAFIPDRVLPYTMSWSLSYQRQLHRDWSVELRYLGTRGVKQIAQIRINGGNSIFPIAGFSLPTYFNASQVPDQGTLDSMRTLDELVNISIYGNGVGGLGVADFVTPTVTTFLPVGSSTYHSGSVDLTKRFSHGYTMSAAYTFSKTIDFGTNDLFTSFINPRRAQDGFNLGDMRGTSALDRPHRFVTSIIWELPWFRQHQNRLVRTLLGGFQSNLIYTAESGQPFTALSATDSNLNGDTAGDRALFNPNGVPGTGSGVTAVTNSNGQVVGYLAINPNAQYIRAGQGVIATAGANTLRSPGLNNFDISIFKDFELREGMKLQFRTEMFNAFNHEQLTVGNGSVIDPGQLGIANATNLAFANVASPSFNNPRVFAGRPRTIQFGLKLIF; translated from the coding sequence ATGAATAACGGGTTAATTCGGTTTTGCGTACTCTCCATTCTGTTGCTCTTCGCGACGGTCGCGGCCTCTGCCCAGGCCACCGATGGTGGCATCAATGGGAAAGTCATTGATGAATCTGGGGCAGTCATCAGCGGCGCGTCGGTGAAGGTCACCAACATGGAAACAGGCTTCAGTTCAAGCGCCACAGCCGATGCTTCCGGTCTGTTTCGAATCAATTACCTTCCGGTTGGAAAGTATTCGATCTCAGCCGAAGCCAGCGGCTTCAAAACAACATCCATTGATAATATTGGGATTGCACTCAATTCCATTATCGATGTCACCATCAAAATGCTGCCCGGTGAAGTCAGTGAAGTCGTCACTGTTTCAGGCGGCGATGTGCTGGTCGAGACCAGCAGCTCGATTCTCGGCAACACGTTTGAAGCCCGTAAGGTGGTTGAACTGCCCAGCTTCAACAATTCGCAACTCGAACTGGCGCTGCTGGCGCCAAATATCACGTCACAGGCTGGCGGCACCGCTGGCGAAGGTGGTTCGGTCGGTGGCAATCGCCCCCGCAACAACAGCTTCACCCTGGATGGCGTGGACAACAACGATACCATTTTGACCGGTCACGTCATTGATGTGATTCCAGAAGCGGTGGCGGAATTCACCTTGCTGACCAATCAGTACACGGCTGAATTCGGGCACTCTTCCGCTGGTCAATTCAACACCGTCACCAAATCCGGCACCAACGAATTTCACGGCGGTGCAAGCTGGTTCAACATCAACAAAAATTACAAGGCGGTTGACCACTTGACCAAGGAGTCAATTGCCCGTGGCGAAGCGCCAGACCGGCGACCGCGATTTGACTTCAACCGGGTGGCGGGGTATCTCGGCGGACCAATCGTCAAAAACAAGCTCTTCTTTTTCGGTGCCTATCAGTATGACACGACTGGCACGGCAGGGAACCCAGCGAGCTTTTTGACCCCAACCGCCGCCGGGTTTGCTCAGCTTGAAAACTTGAACGGGATCAGCCCCGTGACGCTCGGAATTTTCAAGCAGTATACAGTTCCTGCCGCCGCCGCCGAAGACTCAGTTCAGGTTTTGGGCCAGAATATTCCGGTTGGCACGGTCAACTTTCTGAATGCCAGCTTCCTGACCAACAAAATTTTCAATGTGAATGTGGATCAGGCGTTGGGTAACGGCGACCAGATCCGGTATCGCTACAATTATGCCAAATCCATTGCACCCAATAATGGCAACGGCAACCCGGTGTTTAACGGAGACTTTACCCAACTCAACCAGTTGGCTTCGGTTACCTTTATCCACAATTTTTCGCCGACATTGATTAACGAAACGCGAATTTCCTATCGCCGCAAAAACAACTCGTTTGGGATTCCGGAGGAATTTGCCAATTTCCCGAACTTTAGCTTTAACGATACCGGGTATGTCTTTGGGCCCCAGGGTGAATCACCCCAGGGTGAAACCACCAACAGCTACCAGTATGTCAACAACCTGACCTGGCTCAAGGGCAAACACACGCTGAAATTCGGGGTTGAATTCCGCAACGTCATTTCCTCCAACGGCTTCCTGCCACGCGGACGGGGTGAATATGACTACTCAACCCTCGAAGAGTTCCTGCGTGACCTCAAACCGACCGGCTTTAACGGTGGCTTGAAAGGTGTTGGCGCATCAACCTTTGCGGCCAATCGGAAATCCATTTACTGGTTTGCCCAGGATGACGTCAAACTCACCCAAAACCTGACGTTGAATTTGGGTCTGCGCTATGAGTTTTACACCATCTTCCGCGATGAAAAACTCCAGGCGCTCAACGCGATTGCCAATGTGCCAGGTGTCATCGAATTTGGTGTACCAAAGACCGACAAAAATAATTTTGCCCCACGCATCGGCCTGGCCTGGGCACCAGATTTCAAAGAAGGCGTCGGTCACTTCCTGTTTGGCAACAACGGCGAAAGCTCAATCCGCGCCGGATTTGGAACATCCTTTGACGTCGCTTACGGCAACCTTGGGACGCTCCAGTTACCGCCGCAATTCCAGCAGGAACTCAATACTGCCACTGGTGACGGCGGTCCCTTTGGCACCCCTACCAATTTCATCGCCAACGGAGGACTGGGCAATACCCCTGCTCCACCAAATACCCCAGCCGAAGCTCGCGCCGCAACATCCGCCTTTATTCCAGACCGGGTGTTGCCCTACACCATGAGCTGGAGTTTGAGCTATCAGCGTCAGTTGCACCGCGACTGGAGTGTTGAACTCCGATACTTAGGCACGCGTGGTGTGAAACAGATTGCCCAAATTCGGATTAACGGTGGGAATTCGATTTTCCCAATCGCCGGATTCAGCCTGCCAACCTATTTCAATGCGTCACAGGTGCCGGATCAGGGAACACTGGATTCAATGCGAACCCTGGATGAACTGGTGAATATTTCAATCTATGGAAATGGTGTTGGTGGTCTGGGTGTGGCTGATTTTGTCACCCCAACCGTGACCACGTTCCTTCCAGTGGGAAGCTCAACCTATCATTCTGGATCAGTTGATTTGACCAAGCGGTTTTCACATGGCTACACGATGTCAGCCGCTTACACGTTCAGCAAGACGATTGACTTTGGAACGAACGACCTGTTTACGAGCTTCATCAATCCACGCCGGGCCCAAGATGGCTTTAACCTGGGTGATATGCGTGGAACCTCAGCTCTGGATCGGCCACATCGGTTTGTAACCTCAATCATTTGGGAGCTGCCGTGGTTCCGCCAGCATCAGAATCGGCTTGTCCGCACACTGTTGGGCGGTTTCCAGTCCAACCTGATCTACACGGCTGAAAGCGGTCAACCGTTTACGGCGTTGAGCGCCACTGACAGCAACCTCAACGGCGATACCGCCGGTGACCGGGCGTTGTTTAATCCAAATGGTGTTCCAGGAACTGGCAGTGGCGTAACAGCAGTGACCAACTCAAACGGTCAAGTCGTCGGCTATCTCGCCATCAACCCAAATGCCCAGTACATTCGGGCCGGCCAGGGCGTCATTGCCACGGCTGGTGCCAACACACTGCGCTCACCGGGCCTCAACAACTTTGACATTTCCATCTTCAAGGATTTTGAACTCCGCGAAGGAATGAAACTCCAATTCCGAACCGAAATGTTTAACGCGTTTAACCACGAACAACTCACGGTCGGCAACGGGAGCGTGATTGATCCCGGCCAACTCGGAATCGCCAACGCGACCAACCTGGCGTTTGCCAATGTGGCGAGCCCCTCGTTTAACAACCCGCGAGTCTTTGCGGGTCGTCCACGAACCATTCAGTTTGGTCTCAAACTGATTTTCTAA
- a CDS encoding carboxypeptidase regulatory-like domain-containing protein: MYQKLLGNTITKVLTGAVFALGLVFLLSNAPVTLAQGTNGRLVVTVKDQTDAVIPGATVKVVNQGTAQEITGTTNDSGVSIFPQMAVGLYTVRIEAPGFKTAAREDLKIDVGQEYGIVVPLEVGSEADVVTVAAGEELVQTTTSEVRNTVTEKQVQELPINGRDPLQLIQLQAGVNSGVNNARAQATTTINGQRASTANLTQDGINIQDNLLRRNSLDFSPNRPTVAQIAEFTVTTQNGGAEVSGGASAIRAVSPTGTNEYHGSLFEYHRNSALGANDFFNNLQEVAKPQLIRNQFGGTVSGPILKEKLFFFAFYEGLRERIGTPFTGTVLLPNARQGVFTYRDNSGQTRTINILGLRNLDIDPAIASILNASPQSANATTVGDGLNTSGFALNRSFNQDRNVGGFRLDYVLNSNHRIEGVFNRATELVDRPDADVSFAAKPGANNTLNTYFAVGAWNWQITPNLTNELRIGGNRPEGNFGSNANLNSVFLTLPLITNPNNQFTPEGRTTSTISFIDGMSYTRGDHFFRFGGQLNRIRTNPFVFNVGTPPAFTVGFGVGAPDEVPLTSRDFPGGIDPTQLNTANNLLALLSGALADGQVNYEVTSQNSGYVSGIPNQRNYEYKEYSGYFTDSWRTHPRLTVNLGLRWDYRTPLKERDNLLLAPVLNGRNVREAILDPNGSYGFVDGFIANPDRANFAPNISFAWDIPGLGRQTVLRGGYSISYVNDQAIAAPRNALEGNDGLSAVVNRNDIFGYLSRDVQNLLQTSFAAPEFVVPRSYLQNFNLDNTAAAFAVNPDIKTPYFHQWNVSLDREISNNMVLSLRYVGNKSTNLIRGIDLNQVDVINNGFAADVLRAQSNGFLALAQTGRFDPRFNPNIAGSQQLLVFPNIAGGGLLTNTGTIQPLIQRGEAGTLAQVYHQFGLAGNVNFVPNSNIFVADVLENGAESNYHALQVEMRRRFSNGLTFQANYTWSKNLTNSSGTNAQVLFEPLLDNNQPGLEYARSILDIPHTLKANVIYELPFGPGKRFNPGNPILRKVVGGWQVTSIVTVQSGSPFSIVSGRGTLNRGGRSLTTNTANTSLTNDQIKDLIGFFPTENGIYLINPSILGTDGRAVSPDGRGPFAGQVFFNPGAGQVGSLARQSFNNPRFSNWDFSVIKRTPITEKIDTEFRAEFFNFTNSPMFGIEDPNINSAVFGQARFQLNSPRIVQLAFKIVF, from the coding sequence ATGTATCAAAAATTGTTGGGAAATACCATCACAAAGGTGTTGACCGGAGCGGTGTTCGCCCTGGGTCTGGTATTTCTGCTGTCGAATGCTCCGGTCACACTGGCCCAGGGCACCAATGGTCGCCTGGTGGTCACCGTCAAGGATCAGACGGATGCCGTGATCCCTGGAGCAACGGTCAAGGTCGTCAACCAGGGAACAGCCCAGGAAATAACAGGAACGACCAATGACTCTGGAGTTAGTATTTTCCCACAAATGGCGGTGGGCCTGTATACCGTCCGGATTGAAGCACCAGGCTTTAAGACGGCAGCCCGAGAAGACCTGAAAATTGACGTCGGGCAAGAATACGGGATTGTGGTTCCACTCGAAGTCGGCTCAGAAGCCGATGTGGTGACAGTCGCCGCCGGTGAAGAACTGGTGCAGACCACAACGTCTGAAGTTCGGAACACGGTGACTGAAAAACAAGTTCAAGAGTTGCCGATCAATGGTCGTGACCCGCTGCAGTTGATCCAACTGCAAGCTGGCGTCAACTCAGGCGTGAACAACGCCCGGGCACAGGCCACCACCACCATCAACGGCCAGCGTGCCTCAACCGCTAACCTTACCCAGGATGGGATCAACATCCAGGATAACCTGTTGCGGCGCAACTCGCTGGACTTTTCACCCAACCGTCCGACGGTGGCTCAAATTGCTGAATTTACCGTGACCACCCAAAACGGCGGCGCTGAAGTTTCAGGCGGGGCATCGGCCATTCGTGCGGTATCTCCAACGGGTACCAATGAATATCATGGCTCGTTGTTTGAATATCACCGAAACAGTGCCCTGGGCGCCAATGACTTTTTCAACAACCTGCAAGAAGTTGCCAAACCACAGTTGATCCGCAACCAGTTTGGTGGAACGGTTTCAGGTCCGATTTTAAAAGAAAAACTGTTTTTCTTCGCCTTTTACGAAGGGTTACGTGAACGCATCGGGACGCCATTTACCGGAACGGTTTTGCTTCCCAATGCACGCCAGGGTGTATTTACCTACCGCGATAATTCGGGTCAAACCCGCACGATCAATATCCTGGGTTTGAGAAATCTGGATATTGACCCGGCAATTGCCAGCATCCTGAATGCATCGCCACAAAGCGCCAATGCCACAACCGTTGGCGATGGCCTCAACACCTCGGGTTTTGCCCTCAACCGGTCGTTTAACCAGGACCGCAATGTGGGCGGGTTCCGCCTGGATTATGTGTTAAATAGCAACCATCGGATTGAAGGTGTCTTCAATCGGGCAACCGAACTGGTTGACCGCCCGGATGCTGATGTCTCCTTTGCCGCCAAGCCAGGCGCCAATAACACGCTTAACACCTACTTTGCCGTTGGCGCCTGGAACTGGCAAATCACGCCAAACCTGACCAACGAACTGCGGATTGGTGGCAACCGCCCTGAAGGAAATTTTGGCTCCAATGCCAATCTCAACAGTGTCTTTTTGACATTACCGCTCATTACCAATCCGAATAACCAGTTTACGCCTGAGGGCCGAACCACCTCGACGATTTCCTTTATTGATGGAATGTCCTATACCCGTGGAGATCACTTCTTCCGGTTTGGTGGCCAGCTTAACCGGATCCGGACCAATCCATTTGTATTCAATGTTGGAACACCACCAGCTTTTACAGTGGGATTTGGTGTCGGAGCACCAGATGAAGTCCCACTCACCTCGCGTGATTTCCCAGGTGGAATTGACCCAACTCAGTTGAACACCGCCAACAACCTGCTTGCTCTTTTGAGCGGCGCGCTGGCTGATGGTCAGGTCAACTATGAAGTCACATCCCAAAACTCAGGGTATGTTTCGGGGATCCCCAATCAACGCAACTATGAATACAAAGAGTATTCAGGATACTTCACCGATTCCTGGCGCACACATCCACGCCTGACGGTTAACCTGGGACTGCGTTGGGATTACCGAACACCACTCAAAGAACGTGACAACCTGTTACTCGCGCCAGTGCTCAATGGCCGCAATGTCCGCGAAGCCATCCTGGATCCAAATGGATCCTATGGGTTTGTGGATGGGTTTATTGCCAATCCAGATCGGGCCAATTTTGCACCAAACATCAGCTTTGCCTGGGATATTCCAGGGCTGGGCCGTCAGACGGTTTTGCGCGGTGGATATTCGATTTCCTATGTGAACGATCAGGCAATTGCCGCCCCACGCAACGCGCTGGAGGGCAATGATGGATTGAGCGCCGTGGTCAATCGCAACGACATTTTCGGCTACCTGAGCCGGGATGTGCAGAACTTGCTCCAAACTTCCTTTGCGGCACCTGAATTTGTCGTGCCGCGCTCTTACCTTCAGAACTTCAACCTGGATAACACCGCGGCTGCCTTTGCGGTCAATCCGGATATCAAAACCCCATACTTCCACCAGTGGAACGTCAGCCTCGACCGTGAAATTTCAAACAACATGGTGCTGTCGCTGCGCTATGTCGGCAATAAGAGCACCAATCTGATTCGCGGGATTGACTTGAACCAGGTGGATGTCATCAACAACGGGTTTGCGGCGGACGTACTTCGTGCCCAGAGCAACGGCTTCCTGGCCCTGGCTCAGACTGGACGTTTTGATCCACGCTTTAACCCCAATATTGCGGGCAGTCAGCAACTGCTGGTCTTCCCGAACATCGCGGGCGGCGGATTGCTCACCAACACCGGCACCATCCAACCGCTGATTCAGCGCGGTGAAGCTGGAACACTGGCTCAGGTGTACCATCAATTCGGATTGGCTGGAAACGTCAATTTTGTTCCGAATTCAAACATCTTCGTGGCTGATGTGCTCGAAAATGGCGCCGAATCCAACTACCACGCGCTCCAGGTTGAAATGCGTCGTCGTTTTTCAAATGGCTTGACGTTCCAGGCCAACTACACCTGGAGCAAAAACCTGACCAACAGTTCCGGTACCAATGCTCAAGTCCTGTTTGAGCCGTTGCTGGACAACAACCAGCCAGGGTTGGAATATGCCCGATCCATTCTGGATATTCCACACACCCTGAAAGCCAACGTGATCTATGAATTACCATTCGGCCCTGGAAAACGGTTTAATCCAGGCAATCCGATCCTGCGCAAAGTCGTTGGTGGCTGGCAGGTAACTTCAATTGTCACGGTTCAGTCAGGCAGCCCATTCTCAATCGTGTCAGGACGCGGAACGCTCAATCGTGGTGGTCGCTCGCTAACCACGAACACGGCCAATACGTCATTGACCAACGATCAAATCAAAGACCTGATTGGATTTTTCCCAACTGAAAATGGAATCTACCTGATTAACCCATCCATCCTCGGAACGGATGGTCGCGCCGTTTCCCCAGATGGCCGTGGTCCATTTGCCGGACAGGTCTTCTTCAACCCAGGCGCCGGCCAGGTTGGTTCACTGGCGCGTCAGTCATTTAACAACCCACGCTTCTCAAATTGGGACTTTAGCGTCATCAAGCGCACCCCAATCACTGAAAAGATTGATACCGAATTCCGCGCCGAGTTCTTTAACTTCACCAACTCGCCGATGTTCGGGATCGAAGATCCAAACATCAACAGCGCCGTGTTTGGACAGGCGCGATTCCAGTTGAACAGCCCACGTATTGTTCAGTTGGCGTTCAAGATCGTTTTCTAA
- a CDS encoding transposase: MIKKADKLRQPPTPSFVAEFELESNSAGCTALEKRLNAYRQVYNAILGELHRRLKRARKSAEWEAARKLPKGSPERKVAFAEVRRKYGLSVGEAQKIAQRLSQGHLKELTNSRIVQQVAKRAWRAIEKVMFGKANRVRFKRRDEFHSFETNANDTGIRVVIGTGTVCVGKLTFEFKADETNPYHVHALKHRVKYTRIVKRVINGRSRWYVQLILEGKTHRDPEKHTTQNGERVGLDFGPSLMAVSTATESFQESLGGELDRREAEIRRLQRRLGRSRRATNPHNYQSKGTVKKGRKRWHQSSRYRQTRQQLKDLERRKAAHRKSLHGRLANRIVRFGNQIHTEKVSYRGWQKQFGRSIQHHAPSALEGILTRKAEALGGGSVKINTFQTALSQTCLCGNRKKKSLSERTHRCTECGFTAPRDEFSAYLALHTSWTDGKWVVNLDEARSGI, from the coding sequence ATGATAAAAAAAGCAGATAAACTCCGGCAACCCCCAACACCATCGTTTGTGGCTGAGTTTGAATTGGAATCGAATTCGGCGGGGTGCACGGCGTTGGAGAAGAGGCTGAATGCCTATCGACAAGTCTATAATGCGATCTTGGGCGAACTGCACCGGCGGTTGAAGCGGGCGCGGAAATCGGCGGAATGGGAAGCGGCGCGGAAACTGCCGAAAGGGTCGCCGGAACGCAAAGTCGCGTTTGCCGAAGTGCGGAGGAAATATGGACTTTCGGTTGGAGAGGCGCAAAAGATAGCGCAACGATTGAGCCAGGGACATCTCAAGGAATTGACGAATTCGCGGATTGTGCAGCAGGTGGCGAAACGGGCGTGGCGAGCGATTGAGAAAGTGATGTTCGGGAAGGCCAACCGGGTGCGGTTCAAGCGACGGGATGAATTCCATTCGTTCGAGACCAACGCCAACGACACTGGAATCCGGGTGGTGATCGGGACCGGGACGGTGTGTGTTGGAAAGTTGACCTTTGAATTCAAGGCGGATGAGACAAATCCGTATCACGTCCACGCGCTCAAACATCGGGTCAAATACACCCGGATCGTCAAGCGAGTGATCAATGGCCGGTCACGATGGTATGTGCAACTGATTCTGGAAGGGAAAACCCACCGTGATCCCGAGAAACACACGACTCAGAATGGAGAGCGGGTGGGACTCGATTTCGGCCCCTCGCTGATGGCGGTTTCGACCGCCACCGAAAGTTTTCAGGAATCGCTCGGCGGGGAACTTGACCGCCGAGAGGCTGAAATCCGGAGACTCCAGCGACGATTGGGCCGCAGCCGGAGGGCGACCAATCCACACAACTACCAGTCAAAGGGAACGGTCAAAAAGGGCCGGAAGCGGTGGCACCAGTCCTCCCGCTACCGACAGACCAGACAGCAACTCAAGGATCTGGAACGCCGTAAAGCCGCTCATCGAAAGAGTCTCCACGGACGGTTGGCGAACCGGATCGTCCGGTTTGGCAATCAAATTCACACGGAAAAAGTCAGCTATCGCGGCTGGCAAAAGCAGTTTGGACGATCAATCCAGCATCACGCGCCATCAGCCCTGGAAGGCATTTTAACCCGCAAAGCCGAAGCGCTCGGGGGTGGCAGCGTGAAGATCAACACCTTCCAAACCGCCCTTTCTCAAACCTGCCTGTGCGGGAATCGAAAGAAAAAGTCCCTCTCGGAGCGAACCCACCGCTGTACTGAATGCGGGTTCACCGCTCCCAGAGATGAATTTTCAGCCTATCTCGCACTTCATACCTCCTGGACCGACGGAAAATGGGTCGTGAATCTTGACGAAGCACGATCCGGTATCC
- a CDS encoding GntR family transcriptional regulator, producing the protein MKKSTKFAKTGVPLYYQLENVLRQKILSGDITVGERLPTEVELSLQYQVSRITVRQALASLVRDGLIERRQGSGTYVKNRDILKSTASVRGSFQDLMKLAGETKLQVLEIQHVQAGLKEAEVLNIEPDEDITYLKAIRFYQNTPYALVTTWIPDSIGMKLDESDFQQGSLLSVLEKRLNIRLTELSQTILADLADAYTAPLLEIRVGSPLLCVERVVYTSEKRPVVYTHTLYRSDILQYSVKMVRDPNDPDPNWSFVG; encoded by the coding sequence CAAAAAATCTTGTCCGGCGACATAACGGTGGGGGAGCGCCTTCCAACTGAAGTCGAACTCTCACTTCAGTATCAGGTGAGTCGGATTACCGTTCGTCAGGCACTGGCATCGCTGGTTCGTGATGGGTTAATTGAACGCCGGCAAGGTTCTGGAACCTATGTCAAAAACCGGGATATTCTCAAAAGCACGGCCAGTGTGCGTGGCTCATTTCAGGATTTGATGAAACTGGCTGGTGAAACCAAACTCCAGGTGCTGGAGATTCAACATGTCCAGGCCGGTCTCAAAGAAGCTGAGGTCTTAAATATTGAGCCTGATGAAGATATCACGTACCTCAAAGCTATCCGCTTTTACCAAAATACTCCCTATGCCCTGGTGACAACCTGGATTCCAGATTCGATTGGAATGAAGTTGGACGAAAGTGATTTTCAACAGGGCTCGTTGCTGTCGGTACTGGAAAAACGATTGAATATTCGGTTGACTGAACTCTCTCAAACCATCCTGGCTGATTTGGCTGATGCCTACACGGCGCCGCTCCTGGAAATTCGGGTCGGATCACCGCTGTTGTGTGTCGAGCGGGTGGTCTACACTTCGGAAAAGCGCCCGGTGGTGTATACCCACACGCTGTATCGAAGCGATATTTTGCAATATTCCGTCAAAATGGTTCGTGATCCAAATGACCCAGACCCAAACTGGTCCTTTGTCGGATAG